The proteins below are encoded in one region of Candidatus Anaeroferrophillus wilburensis:
- a CDS encoding dephospho-CoA kinase gives METTRDWGKIIQRIERLMRLKSFPVAFKMLEKKEDLDKISFLRRPQNKMTMCQMINLARNFDWTVGADLDDFLFPSCSSIIGLQEVPATHQDGTFRNIVWVATKEDGRKFEQAIPRLPVGRYEALAMAPLVYNPFEPDIVLIYANPAQIMLLINALQFSNYEAMQFGCVGESSCSDAIVRCYQSGKPSLGIPCYGERRYGHAQDDELVMAVPAALMTKALSGMEALYRRGVRYPISFAGAEGDLSVEFPVTYKKLDEMMAKVRGQDQRLLVGVTGGIASGKSTVSKMLEEFGAPLIDFDLIARQVVEPGTPGLAKIVDYFGSQVLDEHGALDRKKLSDIVFGDMEKRKKLEGFTHPPIYEEFFKQADAIAAKDPNAIIQVAIPLLVELNLQYLFDQLIVVHVPAATQIERLALRDGITEEAAATILKAQLPIDEKLQFANFVVDNTKDVAETKQQVEDIWHKLTQLQRKE, from the coding sequence ATGGAAACAACACGTGACTGGGGAAAGATAATTCAGCGGATCGAACGCCTGATGCGTTTGAAGTCATTTCCCGTGGCTTTTAAAATGCTGGAGAAAAAGGAAGATCTGGACAAAATTTCCTTTCTCCGACGGCCGCAAAACAAAATGACCATGTGCCAGATGATCAACTTAGCCCGCAATTTTGACTGGACCGTGGGTGCCGACCTGGATGACTTCCTTTTCCCCTCCTGCTCCTCCATCATTGGATTGCAGGAGGTTCCTGCAACCCATCAGGATGGAACCTTCCGCAACATTGTCTGGGTAGCCACCAAGGAAGATGGCAGAAAGTTTGAGCAGGCAATTCCCCGGCTGCCGGTGGGCCGCTATGAAGCCCTGGCCATGGCTCCCCTGGTCTACAACCCTTTCGAACCGGATATTGTCCTCATTTACGCCAACCCGGCCCAGATTATGCTCCTGATCAACGCTCTGCAGTTCAGCAACTACGAGGCAATGCAATTTGGCTGCGTCGGAGAATCGTCCTGTTCCGATGCCATCGTCCGCTGTTACCAGAGCGGCAAACCATCGCTGGGTATCCCCTGCTATGGTGAACGGCGGTACGGTCATGCTCAGGATGATGAACTGGTGATGGCCGTCCCGGCAGCCCTGATGACCAAAGCCTTGTCAGGCATGGAAGCCCTCTACCGGCGCGGAGTCCGCTATCCCATCAGTTTTGCCGGCGCCGAAGGCGACCTGTCGGTCGAATTTCCGGTTACCTATAAAAAGCTGGATGAGATGATGGCCAAAGTACGCGGCCAGGACCAACGGCTGCTGGTGGGGGTAACCGGAGGGATCGCCAGCGGCAAGAGTACCGTTTCAAAGATGCTGGAGGAATTCGGCGCACCACTGATCGATTTTGATCTTATCGCCCGCCAGGTGGTTGAGCCGGGCACCCCGGGACTGGCTAAAATTGTTGACTATTTCGGCTCCCAGGTACTGGATGAGCACGGCGCTCTTGATCGCAAAAAACTTTCCGATATCGTCTTTGGCGATATGGAAAAGCGAAAAAAGCTGGAAGGCTTCACCCACCCGCCCATCTATGAAGAGTTTTTCAAGCAGGCTGATGCCATTGCCGCCAAAGATCCCAACGCCATCATCCAAGTGGCCATCCCCTTACTGGTGGAGCTGAATCTGCAATATCTCTTTGACCAGCTGATTGTCGTCCATGTACCGGCGGCAACCCAGATTGAACGGCTGGCCCTGCGGGATGGCATCACCGAAGAGGCAGCGGCAACGATTCTCAAAGCCCAACTGCCGATTGATGAAAAACTGCAATTTGCCAATTTTGTTGTTGACAATACCAAGGATGTAGCTGAGACTAAACAACAGGTTGAGGATATCTGGCATAAGCTGACGCAGCTGCAGCGCAAAGAGTGA
- a CDS encoding PHP domain-containing protein, whose product MRLENTTMREFMRNKLVSVARRDDETILVHAVLDDSIYSLEIDLTVTIDNLVCTSIVGRWLRWTTPECPRALDFLGEAAGFCLAAGIEDTIHKTIGRKSCRHYANLLIECAHAAREAVKIINQQKDGGNNSRSLLATATHKPAAPSIAADSSPQPGSATPIPPFTAPANQKPESSRTTTAARMRQDKQAGPFIIDLHVHTSPASPCASASAETMIEEAMRIGLDGICLTDHNHVWTAEQIETLRQQYDFVILRGNEIVTNQGDMLVFGFDEDIQGVIKLEELKRRVAAAGGFLAAAHPFRGFLTFGAGDVGLTTDQAIGREMFRFVDAIEARNGKVTDKENGLAAEVAERLNLPATGGSDAHDETTVGVYATRFDQPINNETELVAALKAGRYKPVAFR is encoded by the coding sequence ATGAGGCTTGAGAATACTACCATGCGGGAATTCATGCGCAACAAACTGGTCAGTGTGGCTCGCCGGGATGATGAAACAATCCTGGTACATGCTGTATTGGATGATTCAATCTACAGTCTTGAAATTGATCTTACGGTTACCATTGACAACCTGGTCTGCACCTCCATCGTCGGCCGCTGGCTGCGCTGGACGACACCCGAATGCCCGCGTGCCCTGGACTTTCTTGGGGAAGCCGCCGGCTTCTGCCTGGCCGCCGGCATTGAGGATACCATCCACAAAACCATCGGTCGCAAATCCTGCCGCCACTACGCCAATCTCCTGATCGAATGTGCCCATGCTGCCCGGGAAGCGGTGAAAATCATTAACCAGCAGAAGGATGGCGGGAACAATAGCCGATCTTTACTGGCAACAGCAACGCACAAACCGGCGGCGCCATCAATTGCAGCCGACAGCAGCCCACAACCAGGGTCAGCAACGCCAATACCACCTTTCACGGCGCCGGCAAACCAAAAGCCTGAATCAAGCAGAACGACAACCGCCGCCAGAATGCGGCAAGACAAGCAAGCTGGACCTTTTATCATTGATCTCCATGTTCACACGTCGCCGGCATCCCCCTGCGCATCGGCCTCCGCAGAAACCATGATTGAGGAAGCGATGCGCATCGGCCTTGATGGCATCTGCCTGACGGACCATAACCATGTATGGACCGCTGAACAGATTGAGACGTTGCGGCAACAGTATGATTTTGTTATTCTGCGGGGCAATGAAATCGTTACCAACCAGGGCGACATGCTGGTGTTTGGCTTTGATGAGGATATCCAGGGGGTCATCAAGCTTGAAGAACTGAAACGGCGGGTGGCTGCAGCCGGAGGCTTTCTTGCCGCCGCCCATCCCTTTCGGGGCTTTCTGACCTTCGGTGCGGGCGATGTGGGACTCACCACCGACCAGGCGATTGGCCGGGAGATGTTCCGCTTTGTTGATGCCATCGAAGCACGAAACGGCAAAGTGACTGATAAGGAAAACGGCTTAGCCGCCGAAGTTGCCGAACGCCTGAACCTGCCGGCCACCGGCGGCAGTGATGCCCACGATGAAACCACTGTTGGCGTTTACGCGACCCGTTTTGACCAGCCGATCAACAACGAAACAGAACTGGTGGCGGCTCTGAAAGCGGGTAGATACAAACCGGTCGCTTTTCGTTAA
- a CDS encoding ferredoxin family protein has translation MPKVEINQERCKGCGLCLAACPEDILRVGEEVNLSGYYYAVVLNPEGCSGCALCAEMCPDLAITVWR, from the coding sequence ATGCCCAAAGTTGAGATTAATCAGGAGCGTTGTAAAGGTTGCGGTCTTTGTCTTGCCGCCTGTCCGGAAGACATTCTGCGGGTGGGGGAAGAGGTCAACCTGAGCGGCTATTATTACGCCGTGGTACTCAATCCGGAAGGCTGCAGCGGCTGTGCCCTGTGCGCAGAAATGTGTCCGGATCTGGCCATTACGGTGTGGAGGTAG
- a CDS encoding 3-methyl-2-oxobutanoate dehydrogenase subunit VorB, with the protein MPALKKVFLKGNEAIALAAINAGCHYYFGYPITPQNEIPEYMAKHLPEVGGEFLQAESEIASINMMLGAAATGVRVMTSSSGPGISLMQEGFSYFAGNELPALVVNMSRQGPGLGGINATQGDYFQAVKGGGHGDYHLIVLVPHTGQELYDLTIKGFELAEKYRCLTLLLGDAILGQIKEPIDPWKPEQVGGDPDRDWLITGAKGRPPRLIKSLYLADGEMEKHNWRLQKKYQRMAAEDVMVETRDTDDAKLVVVAFGSMARIAKTAIVRAREQGMQVGLIRPITVFPFPGEIISMISESVPRFLVCEMNTGQMVEDVRLSVSRNATVDFYGRPGGSVPTPEEIFDRIKEAYDACRQ; encoded by the coding sequence ATGCCAGCATTGAAGAAGGTTTTTCTCAAAGGCAATGAGGCCATCGCCCTAGCAGCGATCAACGCCGGCTGTCATTACTATTTTGGTTATCCCATCACGCCGCAGAATGAAATTCCTGAATACATGGCCAAACATCTGCCCGAGGTGGGGGGGGAATTTCTCCAGGCGGAAAGTGAAATTGCCTCAATTAATATGATGCTTGGAGCGGCCGCCACCGGCGTCCGGGTGATGACCTCTTCCAGCGGTCCAGGAATTTCCCTGATGCAGGAAGGCTTCTCCTATTTTGCCGGTAATGAACTGCCGGCCCTAGTGGTCAATATGAGCCGCCAAGGTCCCGGTCTTGGGGGCATCAATGCGACCCAGGGGGATTACTTCCAGGCGGTTAAGGGGGGCGGCCATGGGGATTACCATCTCATCGTCCTGGTGCCGCACACTGGCCAGGAGTTGTATGACCTGACCATCAAGGGGTTTGAACTGGCGGAAAAGTATCGTTGTCTGACCCTGCTGCTGGGGGATGCGATTCTCGGCCAGATCAAGGAACCCATCGATCCCTGGAAGCCGGAACAGGTTGGTGGCGATCCTGACCGTGACTGGCTGATTACCGGTGCCAAAGGACGGCCGCCCCGGCTGATCAAATCCCTGTACCTTGCTGATGGGGAGATGGAAAAACATAACTGGCGGCTGCAGAAAAAATACCAGCGGATGGCGGCTGAGGATGTGATGGTGGAAACCAGGGATACGGATGATGCCAAACTGGTGGTGGTTGCCTTTGGCAGCATGGCCAGGATTGCCAAAACAGCCATTGTCCGGGCTCGGGAACAGGGGATGCAGGTGGGACTGATTCGGCCTATCACTGTTTTTCCCTTTCCTGGTGAGATCATCAGCATGATTTCTGAATCTGTTCCACGATTTCTTGTCTGTGAAATGAATACCGGTCAGATGGTAGAGGATGTTCGTTTGTCAGTAAGCCGCAATGCGACCGTTGATTTTTATGGCCGGCCGGGGGGTTCTGTGCCGACCCCGGAAGAAATTTTTGACCGCATCAAAGAGGCCTATGACGCGTGCCGGCAGTAG
- a CDS encoding 2-oxoglutarate oxidoreductase, whose translation MKQVVKRPASLTDKAFHFCPGCHHGIVHRLVAEALDHFNVRESTIGVASVGCSVFLYDYFAIDVIEAPHGRASAVATGTKRVLDDRVVFTYQGDGDLAAIGTAEIIHAANRGENITVIFVNNSIYGMTGGQMAPTTLLGQRSTTSPYGRDYHRDGYPIKMTEMLAALEGPSLVARVAVDKPANVKKARKIIRQAFQMQVDNKGFSFVEVLSACPTNWGLSPQEATKRVSDEMIPYFPLGIFKQKDVVDVL comes from the coding sequence ATGAAACAAGTTGTTAAAAGGCCGGCATCACTGACGGATAAAGCTTTCCATTTCTGCCCCGGATGTCATCACGGGATTGTCCACCGTTTGGTTGCCGAAGCGCTGGATCATTTTAATGTCCGTGAATCAACCATCGGTGTTGCATCGGTGGGCTGTTCCGTCTTTCTCTACGACTATTTTGCCATTGATGTTATTGAGGCCCCCCATGGGCGGGCTTCGGCGGTGGCCACCGGCACCAAGCGGGTTCTAGATGACCGGGTGGTGTTTACCTACCAGGGAGATGGCGATCTGGCGGCCATCGGTACGGCGGAGATTATCCACGCAGCCAACCGGGGCGAAAATATCACCGTGATTTTTGTCAATAACTCCATCTACGGAATGACCGGTGGCCAAATGGCCCCTACCACGCTGCTGGGCCAGCGGAGTACGACCTCTCCCTACGGCCGGGATTATCATCGTGACGGTTATCCGATCAAAATGACCGAGATGCTGGCGGCCCTTGAAGGTCCATCGCTGGTGGCGAGGGTGGCGGTGGATAAACCGGCCAATGTCAAGAAAGCCCGCAAGATTATCCGCCAGGCATTTCAAATGCAGGTTGACAATAAAGGTTTTTCCTTTGTTGAGGTGCTGTCTGCCTGTCCGACCAATTGGGGCTTGAGTCCCCAGGAGGCGACCAAGCGGGTCAGTGATGAAATGATTCCCTATTTCCCGTTGGGGATTTTCAAACAGAAAGATGTAGTTGATGTGCTGTGA
- a CDS encoding 2-oxoacid:acceptor oxidoreductase family protein encodes MYSDVIMAGFGGQGIMLIGNLLAYAAIHEEKNVTFLPSYGVEMRGGTANCSVVISDREIGSPVVGLPSSLIIMNRPSLVKFEAWMKPGGVLILNSSLVPAEEGSRDDIEMIALPLIQIAQEEVGNSKLANMVALGAYVEKTGVVAVAAVLAALEDALNPKYHSMIPVNQRAIEQGAALVR; translated from the coding sequence ATGTATAGCGATGTAATCATGGCTGGTTTTGGCGGCCAGGGGATTATGCTGATCGGCAATCTGCTGGCCTATGCGGCTATCCATGAGGAAAAAAATGTCACCTTTCTGCCGTCATACGGGGTGGAAATGCGGGGTGGTACGGCCAACTGTTCAGTGGTTATCTCTGATCGTGAGATCGGCTCGCCGGTGGTTGGCCTGCCGAGTTCGTTGATCATCATGAACCGGCCGTCACTGGTCAAGTTTGAAGCGTGGATGAAGCCGGGGGGAGTGTTGATTCTCAACTCATCTCTGGTCCCTGCGGAGGAGGGCAGCCGTGACGATATCGAGATGATTGCGCTGCCCCTCATCCAGATAGCGCAGGAAGAGGTTGGCAACTCCAAACTGGCCAATATGGTTGCCCTGGGGGCATATGTGGAGAAAACCGGGGTGGTTGCTGTTGCTGCGGTCCTTGCCGCCTTGGAGGATGCCCTGAACCCTAAATACCATAGCATGATACCGGTGAATCAGCGAGCCATTGAGCAGGGTGCTGCTCTGGTACGCTGA
- a CDS encoding helix-turn-helix transcriptional regulator — MMTCETKPVEAVKVGEAIKKIRENQGVSLQELAQRTGYSTAVLSQIENHLVSPSLGTMVRLAKALHVPLGGFFNREDTEPFTIIRQHERQTVSRFASKEGVRYGYTYESLGAGKKDRKMEPFVVTLEPATIKSDTCSTHDGEEFIYVLEGKIDVTILEHTDLLEAGDSIYYESSIPHLVRCHGDQSAKILAVVHP; from the coding sequence ATGATGACTTGTGAGACGAAGCCCGTTGAAGCTGTTAAAGTAGGAGAGGCGATCAAGAAAATCAGGGAAAATCAGGGGGTTTCCCTGCAGGAACTGGCCCAGCGGACCGGTTATTCAACCGCTGTTCTCTCGCAGATTGAGAACCATCTGGTTTCCCCCTCCCTGGGAACCATGGTCCGTCTGGCAAAGGCTTTGCATGTCCCCCTGGGCGGCTTTTTCAACCGGGAGGATACGGAACCTTTTACCATTATCCGTCAGCATGAGCGGCAGACGGTTTCCCGTTTTGCTTCAAAAGAGGGGGTACGCTACGGTTATACCTATGAATCCCTGGGGGCTGGCAAGAAAGACCGGAAGATGGAGCCTTTTGTGGTGACCCTTGAACCGGCAACCATTAAGTCTGATACCTGTTCCACCCATGATGGGGAGGAGTTTATCTATGTCCTCGAGGGTAAGATCGATGTGACCATCCTGGAGCATACTGATCTGCTGGAGGCCGGTGACAGTATCTACTATGAATCGAGCATTCCCCATCTGGTCCGCTGCCATGGTGACCAGTCGGCGAAAATTCTGGCAGTAGTCCACCCCTGA
- a CDS encoding motility protein A — MDFSTIIGVISAFFLVFLAIAGGSGFAVFWNYPSSLIVLGGTLGATFINYPLTEVIGILKVVKNAFFEKSFPVWETIDELVELSRKSRKSGILALEDASQVASDLFLRKGLTLLVDGLDSAAIEDIMIIDMDSTRERHQLGAEVLTSMGNMAPAMGLIGTLIGLVQMLQTMDEPAGIGPAMAVALLTTFYGAILANFIFLPLAGKLKRKSQQEIFVKGLVLEGVLSIARGENPRIMQHKLEAFLPPAIRREG, encoded by the coding sequence ATGGATTTTTCAACCATCATTGGCGTTATTTCCGCCTTTTTTCTGGTTTTTCTGGCGATTGCCGGTGGCAGCGGTTTTGCTGTGTTCTGGAACTATCCCTCATCGTTGATTGTTCTGGGTGGAACATTGGGGGCTACCTTTATCAACTATCCTTTGACGGAAGTTATTGGCATTCTCAAGGTAGTGAAAAATGCTTTTTTTGAAAAATCCTTCCCGGTGTGGGAAACTATCGATGAATTGGTGGAATTATCCCGTAAGTCGCGTAAAAGCGGCATCCTGGCTTTGGAAGATGCCAGCCAGGTGGCCAGCGATCTGTTCCTGCGAAAGGGTCTGACCCTGTTGGTTGATGGCCTGGATTCAGCGGCAATTGAAGATATTATGATCATTGATATGGACTCCACCAGGGAGCGTCACCAGTTGGGTGCTGAGGTGTTGACCAGTATGGGTAATATGGCGCCGGCCATGGGGTTGATCGGCACCCTTATCGGACTGGTGCAGATGCTGCAGACCATGGATGAGCCTGCCGGTATTGGCCCGGCAATGGCCGTTGCTTTGCTCACCACTTTTTATGGGGCCATCCTGGCAAATTTTATTTTCCTGCCCCTGGCCGGCAAGTTAAAGCGGAAGAGCCAGCAGGAAATCTTTGTCAAAGGGTTGGTTCTTGAAGGGGTCCTATCCATTGCCCGGGGAGAAAATCCTCGGATCATGCAGCATAAGCTGGAAGCTTTTCTGCCCCCAGCGATCCGTCGGGAGGGATAA
- a CDS encoding OmpA family protein: MAAQLDSAKNRYRSLMSTGGQDSFAVLMAALSMILLAFFILLYSIAVIDDQRRLAALDSLLGSFGFMPGGFSVSENQRDRLLQLPSLVSDNANALDTALRDFLVQRGIADGVTVRQLKDGVAVDLENTLLFSSGSYDLSADGEQVLLKLANLLRPVEELQLSIKGYCDAVPVKAGNPVPSNISLAALRAATVFRQLVHHGGLDPDRMQVQGFGSTGSTAGEGSATQRRVEIVIRGGAIAADQRRQQRTYRFKGFSLPITGK; this comes from the coding sequence ATGGCCGCTCAGCTCGACAGCGCTAAAAACAGATATCGCTCATTGATGTCGACCGGTGGTCAGGACAGTTTTGCTGTTTTAATGGCAGCGTTGAGTATGATTTTATTGGCTTTCTTTATTCTGCTCTATTCCATTGCAGTTATTGACGATCAGCGGCGGTTGGCGGCGCTCGATTCCCTGCTCGGCAGTTTTGGTTTTATGCCGGGCGGCTTCAGTGTTTCCGAAAATCAGCGCGATCGTCTTTTGCAGCTACCATCGCTGGTCAGCGACAATGCCAACGCGCTGGATACGGCCCTGCGGGATTTTCTCGTCCAGCGGGGCATTGCCGATGGGGTCACCGTCCGCCAGCTGAAGGATGGGGTTGCCGTTGACTTGGAGAATACGCTGCTTTTTTCTTCAGGCTCCTATGACCTGTCCGCGGATGGTGAGCAGGTGCTGCTCAAGCTTGCCAATCTGCTGCGTCCAGTAGAGGAACTGCAGCTGAGCATTAAAGGGTATTGTGATGCGGTGCCGGTAAAAGCCGGAAATCCTGTGCCATCCAATATATCGCTGGCAGCCCTGAGGGCGGCCACCGTTTTTCGCCAGTTGGTTCATCATGGCGGCCTTGATCCTGACAGGATGCAGGTCCAAGGATTTGGTTCAACCGGAAGTACCGCCGGGGAAGGATCAGCAACGCAGCGGCGGGTTGAAATCGTGATTAGGGGAGGAGCGATTGCCGCCGATCAGCGTCGGCAGCAGAGGACGTATCGCTTTAAAGGTTTTTCCCTTCCCATTACCGGAAAATAA
- a CDS encoding flagellar motor protein MotB, with amino-acid sequence MSGRNNAWMVTLSDLLVLMLTFFVLLISMSSMDKKTFKKMFGVLPASLGVLHLGGGTPSVDRKETLIVPSTLSPRAITDLAALRKLSPALSRLLDDLETQAPPDSLVVKAVNDDLELEVAADFLFGTLDATLKKAGRPFLALLAAFIADQSDPLLIEVYTDNFPLHTAAFPDNWVLAAVRGHVIASQLRQQGIKEDRMSLAAFGPDRPLVANDTPEHRSRNRRIVMKLSGWVSRLNPPAENSDS; translated from the coding sequence ATGTCGGGCAGGAATAATGCCTGGATGGTGACCCTGTCAGACCTGCTGGTACTGATGCTTACCTTTTTTGTCCTGTTGATTTCCATGTCTTCGATGGATAAAAAAACTTTCAAGAAGATGTTTGGGGTGCTGCCCGCTTCGCTCGGGGTTCTCCATCTTGGGGGGGGGACGCCATCAGTGGACAGGAAGGAGACGTTGATTGTGCCGTCGACCCTCAGTCCCCGGGCCATTACTGATCTGGCGGCCCTGCGTAAACTGTCTCCCGCCTTATCCCGGCTGTTGGATGACCTGGAGACTCAGGCGCCACCGGACAGTCTGGTAGTGAAGGCAGTGAATGATGACTTGGAACTCGAAGTTGCCGCGGATTTTCTTTTTGGCACCCTTGATGCGACCCTGAAAAAAGCTGGCCGGCCGTTTTTAGCGTTGCTGGCAGCATTCATTGCCGATCAGTCTGATCCCCTGCTCATTGAGGTGTACACCGATAACTTTCCCCTGCATACGGCAGCCTTTCCTGATAACTGGGTATTGGCTGCGGTTCGCGGTCATGTCATCGCCAGCCAACTGAGGCAGCAAGGTATTAAAGAGGATCGCATGTCTTTGGCGGCTTTTGGCCCTGACCGGCCACTGGTGGCCAATGATACCCCGGAACACCGGTCCCGTAACCGGCGGATTGTTATGAAGTTGTCCGGTTGGGTTAGCCGACTGAATCCACCGGCCGAAAATAGTGACAGCTAA
- a CDS encoding flagellar basal body-associated FliL family protein, translating into MAKKETSEENSEVTEQDGGKKPKKLFLIIIIIIALLVVGGGGFAIYYFFLAPKPPTAEELAQMEAAKRPKPEILPVFSLKPFVVNLAGGSGRRYLKVSMKLELSSEDLLAEIDKRQPQIRDVILTLLSSKTSDEVNSMEGKFILREEIVKRVNTFLITGKITKIYLEEFVVQ; encoded by the coding sequence ATGGCAAAAAAAGAAACCAGTGAAGAAAATTCTGAAGTTACGGAACAGGATGGGGGAAAGAAGCCCAAAAAACTGTTTCTGATCATCATTATCATTATTGCCCTGCTGGTGGTGGGTGGCGGTGGTTTTGCAATCTATTACTTTTTTCTGGCGCCGAAACCGCCGACCGCTGAAGAGCTGGCCCAGATGGAAGCAGCCAAAAGGCCAAAACCGGAGATTCTGCCGGTGTTTTCCCTGAAGCCGTTTGTGGTGAATCTGGCAGGTGGCTCCGGCCGCCGATATCTGAAAGTGAGTATGAAACTGGAATTGAGTTCGGAAGACCTGCTGGCGGAAATTGATAAACGACAGCCGCAGATACGCGACGTGATTCTGACGCTCTTGAGTTCTAAGACGTCTGATGAGGTGAACTCCATGGAGGGCAAATTCATTCTCCGGGAGGAGATTGTCAAACGTGTCAATACGTTTCTCATCACCGGCAAGATAACCAAAATTTATCTGGAAGAGTTTGTTGTCCAGTAG
- the fliM gene encoding flagellar motor switch protein FliM, whose amino-acid sequence MSQVLTQQEIDALLQGVSDGDIETEAGFEPVAEEDVSRYDLTSQERIIRGKMPTLEIINQRFSRNFRAALSGLLHRVIDVTPLVTDMMKFGEFLKTIPVPASIHLFKMDPLRGLALMVVESKLVFSLIDMFFGGSGRDTVKVEGRDFTSIEERVIKKVVEAALHCMEEAWNPIHDLQFSFVRSEINPQFVSIVPPSDVVILSTYTLEMEEFSGAITVCLPYSLVEPMRNKLYAGFQSERLEVDVTWLERLISRLMEVDVELSATLGTTSVTPRQLLGLEVGDIITLQQDSTELPLLKIEQLKKFRGVAGFSKGSKAVKISRKITGIEGGK is encoded by the coding sequence ATGAGTCAAGTACTGACCCAACAAGAAATTGACGCCCTGCTCCAAGGCGTGAGTGACGGTGATATTGAAACGGAGGCCGGGTTTGAACCCGTGGCCGAGGAAGATGTCAGCCGGTATGATCTCACCAGCCAGGAGCGGATTATCCGGGGGAAAATGCCCACCCTGGAGATTATCAATCAGCGCTTTTCGCGCAATTTCAGGGCGGCGCTTTCCGGCCTGCTTCATCGGGTCATCGACGTGACCCCTCTGGTTACCGACATGATGAAATTCGGTGAATTCCTGAAAACCATTCCCGTGCCGGCCAGTATCCACCTCTTTAAGATGGATCCTTTAAGGGGGCTGGCCTTGATGGTGGTTGAAAGCAAGCTGGTATTTTCCCTCATTGATATGTTCTTTGGCGGCAGCGGCCGGGATACGGTTAAAGTTGAGGGCCGGGATTTCACCTCTATCGAGGAACGGGTGATTAAGAAAGTGGTGGAAGCGGCATTGCATTGTATGGAGGAAGCCTGGAATCCAATCCACGATCTGCAGTTTTCCTTTGTCCGTTCGGAAATCAATCCCCAGTTTGTCAGTATTGTGCCGCCCAGCGATGTGGTCATTCTTTCCACCTATACTCTGGAGATGGAGGAGTTTTCCGGGGCGATTACTGTTTGTCTGCCCTACTCCTTAGTGGAACCGATGCGCAACAAGCTGTATGCGGGATTTCAAAGTGAGCGGCTTGAAGTTGATGTGACTTGGCTGGAGCGGTTGATCAGCCGGTTGATGGAGGTTGATGTGGAGCTGTCTGCCACCCTTGGGACGACCTCCGTAACGCCCCGGCAATTATTGGGTCTTGAGGTTGGCGATATCATAACCCTGCAGCAGGATTCAACGGAACTTCCCCTGCTGAAGATTGAACAACTGAAGAAGTTCAGGGGGGTGGCAGGTTTTTCCAAAGGTTCCAAAGCGGTCAAAATCAGCAGGAAAATTACCGGGATTGAGGGAGGCAAGTAA
- the fliN gene encoding flagellar motor switch protein FliN, with product MVEEISWDDVAADLDQQRQMIKDEAKGGAAGKRAVADEGRKENGMLPSLDAEQRRALPPNINFILDIPLQLSVELGRTRMIINDLLQLGQGSVVELEKLAGEPLDVLVNNKLVARGEVVVVNEKFGIRLTDIISPIERIEQLK from the coding sequence ATGGTTGAGGAGATTTCCTGGGATGATGTTGCCGCTGATTTGGATCAGCAGCGGCAGATGATCAAGGACGAAGCCAAAGGTGGTGCCGCCGGTAAGCGGGCGGTAGCCGATGAGGGCCGCAAGGAGAATGGCATGCTGCCGTCCCTGGATGCCGAACAGCGAAGGGCGCTGCCCCCCAATATTAACTTTATCCTGGATATCCCGCTGCAACTTTCGGTGGAACTGGGGCGTACCAGAATGATTATTAATGACCTGCTGCAGCTGGGGCAGGGATCGGTGGTTGAACTGGAAAAACTTGCTGGAGAACCCCTGGACGTGCTGGTGAACAATAAACTGGTGGCCCGGGGGGAAGTTGTGGTGGTCAATGAAAAATTTGGTATCCGGCTGACCGATATTATCAGTCCCATCGAAAGGATAGAACAGCTCAAATGA